The following proteins come from a genomic window of Achromobacter sp. AONIH1:
- a CDS encoding sigma-54 dependent transcriptional regulator, translating into MSRSASSAPPSGAAALPAKPAVRVVFIDDDAELRRANSQTLKLHGFQVEAHASARAALPVLTRAFDGVVVTDIRMPDMDGLQLFQRLRDLDAEIPVILITGHGDIATAVQCMREGAYDFLAKPYPAERLIATIGHAAEKRRLVQENRRLQEAAFASGADAEPFIGNTPAMLRIKQTLRHIADADVDVLVEGETGTGKEVVASALHRLSRRRQHELVAINCGALPESVIESELFGHEAGAFTGAQKRRIGRIEHASGGTLFLDEIESMPLNIQVKFLRVLETRQITPLGTNDVRRLDLRVVAATKEDLGSALARPHFREDLFYRLNVVTIRIPPLRERRDDIPLLFAHYLGIASRRFQRDIPDLPAQVRQHLLEHAWPGNVRELAHFAERVVLGVHGGTPLSAPQPAGAGSLPERVERFEAQLIRDALAVNHGDIKSTLEALGIPRKTFYDKLQRHGIDRQEYTGGALE; encoded by the coding sequence ATGAGCCGATCCGCCTCTTCCGCGCCGCCATCCGGCGCCGCCGCCCTGCCCGCCAAACCCGCCGTGCGCGTGGTCTTCATCGACGACGACGCCGAGCTGCGCCGCGCCAACAGCCAGACGCTGAAGCTGCATGGCTTCCAGGTGGAGGCCCATGCCAGCGCCCGCGCCGCGCTGCCCGTGCTGACGCGCGCGTTCGACGGCGTGGTGGTGACCGACATCCGCATGCCGGACATGGACGGGCTGCAACTGTTCCAGCGGCTGCGCGACCTCGACGCCGAAATCCCCGTCATCCTGATCACCGGCCATGGCGACATCGCCACCGCCGTCCAGTGCATGCGCGAGGGCGCCTATGACTTCCTGGCCAAGCCCTATCCCGCCGAGCGCCTGATCGCCACCATCGGCCATGCCGCCGAGAAGCGCAGGCTGGTGCAGGAAAACCGCCGCCTGCAGGAAGCGGCCTTCGCCTCGGGCGCCGACGCGGAGCCATTCATCGGCAATACCCCGGCCATGCTGCGGATCAAGCAGACGCTGCGGCATATCGCCGACGCCGACGTGGACGTGCTGGTGGAAGGCGAGACCGGCACCGGCAAGGAAGTGGTCGCCAGCGCACTGCATCGTCTGAGCCGCCGACGCCAGCACGAACTGGTGGCGATCAACTGCGGCGCGCTGCCCGAAAGCGTGATCGAGAGCGAGCTGTTCGGCCATGAGGCGGGCGCCTTCACCGGCGCCCAGAAGAGGCGCATCGGCCGCATCGAGCATGCCAGCGGCGGCACGCTGTTCCTCGATGAGATCGAGAGCATGCCCCTGAACATCCAGGTCAAGTTCCTGCGCGTGCTGGAAACCCGCCAGATCACGCCGCTGGGCACCAACGACGTGCGCAGACTGGACCTGCGGGTGGTCGCGGCCACCAAGGAAGACCTGGGCAGCGCGCTGGCGCGCCCGCATTTCCGCGAAGACCTGTTCTATCGCCTGAACGTCGTCACCATCCGGATCCCGCCGCTACGCGAACGGCGCGACGACATTCCGCTGCTGTTCGCGCACTACCTGGGCATCGCCTCGCGGCGCTTCCAGCGCGACATCCCCGACCTGCCGGCGCAGGTCCGGCAGCATCTGCTGGAACACGCCTGGCCCGGCAACGTGCGCGAGCTGGCCCACTTCGCCGAGCGCGTCGTGCTGGGCGTGCATGGCGGCACGCCGCTGTCGGCGCCGCAGCCTGCCGGTGCGGGCAGCCTGCCGGAAAGGGTGGAACGCTTCGAGGCGCAACTGATCCGCGACGCGCTGGCCGTCAACCATGGCGATATCAAATCCACGCTGGAAGCCCTGGGCATTCCGCGCAAGACGTTCTACGACAAGCTTCAACGCCATGGCATAGACCGCCAGGAATACACCGGCGGCGCGTTGGAATAG
- a CDS encoding pirin family protein produces MTILLSPLVASQAQPVGEACSIRQFRHTDFPLGMSPLVLVDHFVMTGPTFAPHPHAGISAVTLLFEDSQGVMQSLDSVRNDHEIRAGDLHWTLAGKGIVHTQQPVGPARLNGLQMFVNLPERLKGLPPATSLLRAWEMPIIQSDAGRVRVVSGAYDGWESPPLGPEPLLILDIWLRPGATRLVPLPDGWNAWVYAVQGDLGLRARHQLGPGAAPAARRQGEDPDFAVLHTGSAVAASADGDGMLLLIAGRAPAHIVLIAGPVIDEPVIQRGPFVMASQRALEEAMRAYDAGDFGRIRDDGAAPGRPAEPAGAG; encoded by the coding sequence TTGACGATTCTTCTCAGCCCGCTGGTCGCCAGCCAGGCCCAGCCGGTCGGCGAGGCCTGTTCCATCCGCCAGTTCCGCCACACCGATTTCCCCCTGGGCATGTCGCCGCTGGTGCTGGTGGACCATTTCGTGATGACGGGTCCGACCTTCGCGCCGCATCCGCACGCCGGCATTTCCGCGGTGACGCTGTTGTTCGAGGACAGCCAGGGCGTGATGCAAAGCCTGGACAGCGTGCGCAACGACCACGAGATCCGCGCGGGCGACCTGCACTGGACCCTGGCCGGCAAGGGGATCGTGCATACGCAGCAGCCGGTCGGCCCGGCCCGGCTCAACGGTCTGCAGATGTTCGTGAACCTGCCCGAGCGTCTGAAAGGGCTGCCTCCGGCGACGTCGCTGCTGCGCGCCTGGGAAATGCCCATCATCCAGAGCGACGCGGGCCGGGTGCGCGTGGTGTCGGGCGCCTATGACGGCTGGGAGTCGCCGCCGCTGGGTCCCGAGCCGCTGCTGATCCTGGACATCTGGCTGCGCCCCGGCGCCACTCGCCTGGTGCCGCTGCCCGACGGCTGGAATGCCTGGGTCTACGCGGTGCAGGGCGACCTGGGCCTGCGCGCGCGCCACCAGCTCGGGCCCGGCGCGGCGCCGGCCGCCAGGCGGCAGGGGGAGGATCCGGACTTCGCCGTCCTGCATACGGGTTCGGCCGTGGCGGCCTCTGCCGACGGCGACGGCATGCTGCTGCTGATCGCCGGCCGGGCGCCGGCGCACATCGTCCTGATCGCCGGGCCCGTCATCGACGAGCCCGTGATCCAGCGCGGCCCATTCGTGATGGCTTCGCAGCGCGCGCTGGAAGAGGCCATGCGGGCCTACGACGCGGGCGATTTCGGACGGATCCGAGATGACGGGGCGGCGCCGGGCAGGCCCGCGGAGCCGGCCGGCGCGGGCTGA
- a CDS encoding ATP-binding protein, translated as MSDSTATPRIEPPASKPGMGWPARITLALLLIGAIFAVLHLATGWAREGALREAAQLARNASQINAALLRNNLDKFRALPFVLTRDVDLRAALLDPVPAQIGPLDEKLEALSRGVGAAAIYVLDRTGYAIAASNWREPASFEGVDYQFRPYFRGAVAHGSAEHFALGTISHEAGLYLSRRVDAPDGGMLGVVVLKVDFRELEADWRQSNAPIFVTDEHGVVLLGSLPQWRFDVLAPLSEELAQRLRTSLQFGDARFQSVPISPPLQTSSTGTLVRADVALPQIPAGSPLLHTTLPITESPGWTLHLLSPVQSALNRASANAQLGALLAQSLLAAIVGVLLYRRHRGHEHTRQQTAIRQQLADQVHERTAQLRLANDRLLGEMDERQRAQARLHTLQDELVQASKLALLGQVAAGVAHEINQPVAAIRSYADNAAEFLRRQDPETARENLESIASLTERIGHITGELRAFSRKASTQVAPISLGAALDGALLLAGPRAARQGVALHRPAAGQDARVLADRIRLEQVLVNLLQNALDALGGQPGGRITLALRDQGERVQLYFHDNGPGLSAEALAGLFTPFHTTKPEGLGLGLVISRDIVAEFGGELRAADATDPEFPAPHGPGRGALFILTLRKASPLPAS; from the coding sequence ATGTCCGATTCCACCGCCACCCCGCGCATCGAGCCGCCCGCCAGCAAGCCGGGCATGGGCTGGCCCGCGCGCATCACGCTGGCGTTGCTGCTCATCGGCGCCATCTTCGCCGTGCTGCATCTGGCCACCGGCTGGGCGCGCGAAGGCGCGCTGCGGGAGGCGGCCCAGCTGGCGCGCAACGCCAGCCAAATCAACGCCGCCCTGCTGCGCAACAACCTGGACAAATTCCGCGCGCTGCCCTTCGTGCTGACGCGCGATGTGGACCTGCGCGCGGCGCTGCTGGATCCCGTGCCGGCCCAGATCGGGCCGCTCGATGAAAAACTCGAAGCCCTGAGCCGCGGCGTAGGCGCGGCGGCCATCTACGTGCTGGACCGCACGGGCTACGCCATCGCCGCCAGCAACTGGCGCGAGCCGGCCAGCTTCGAGGGCGTGGACTACCAGTTCCGGCCGTATTTCCGTGGCGCGGTCGCGCATGGCTCGGCCGAGCACTTCGCGCTCGGCACCATCAGCCACGAAGCCGGCCTGTACCTGTCGCGCCGCGTCGACGCGCCGGACGGCGGCATGCTCGGCGTGGTGGTGCTGAAGGTGGATTTCCGCGAGCTGGAGGCCGACTGGCGCCAGTCCAACGCGCCGATCTTCGTCACCGACGAACACGGCGTGGTCCTGCTGGGCAGCCTGCCTCAATGGCGCTTCGACGTGCTGGCGCCGCTATCCGAAGAGCTGGCGCAGCGGCTGCGCACCAGCCTGCAATTCGGCGACGCCCGCTTCCAGTCCGTGCCGATCAGCCCGCCGCTGCAGACCAGCAGCACGGGAACGCTGGTGCGCGCGGACGTGGCCCTGCCGCAGATACCGGCCGGCTCGCCGCTGCTGCACACCACGCTGCCCATCACCGAATCGCCGGGATGGACGCTGCACCTGCTGTCGCCGGTGCAGTCCGCGCTGAACCGCGCCAGCGCCAATGCCCAGCTGGGCGCGCTGCTGGCGCAAAGCCTGCTGGCCGCCATCGTCGGCGTGCTGCTCTACCGCCGGCACCGAGGCCATGAGCACACCCGGCAGCAGACCGCCATCCGCCAGCAGCTCGCCGACCAGGTGCACGAACGCACGGCGCAGCTGCGGCTGGCCAACGACCGGCTGCTCGGCGAAATGGACGAACGCCAACGCGCCCAGGCGCGGCTGCACACGCTGCAGGATGAGCTGGTCCAGGCCAGCAAGCTGGCCTTGCTGGGACAGGTGGCCGCCGGCGTCGCGCACGAAATCAACCAGCCTGTCGCCGCCATCCGCAGCTACGCGGACAATGCCGCCGAATTCCTGCGCCGCCAGGATCCGGAGACCGCGCGCGAGAACCTGGAATCCATCGCCTCGCTCACGGAACGCATCGGCCATATCACCGGCGAGCTGCGCGCCTTCTCGCGCAAGGCCAGCACGCAGGTCGCGCCGATCAGCCTGGGCGCGGCGCTGGACGGCGCGCTGCTGCTGGCCGGCCCGCGCGCCGCGCGGCAGGGCGTGGCGCTGCATCGGCCGGCCGCCGGCCAGGATGCGCGGGTGCTGGCCGACCGCATCCGGCTGGAGCAGGTGCTGGTCAATCTGCTGCAGAACGCGCTGGACGCTCTGGGCGGTCAGCCCGGCGGCCGCATCACCCTGGCCTTGCGCGACCAGGGCGAGCGGGTGCAGCTCTATTTCCATGACAACGGACCGGGCCTGAGCGCCGAAGCGCTGGCCGGCCTGTTCACGCCCTTCCACACCACCAAGCCCGAGGGCCTGGGACTGGGGCTGGTGATCTCCCGCGACATCGTCGCCGAATTCGGCGGCGAGCTGCGCGCGGCGGATGCCACGGACCCGGAGTTCCCCGCGCCCCACGGCCCCGGACGCGGCGCCCTGTTCATCCTGACGCTGCGCAAGGCGTCCCCCCTTCCCGCATCATGA
- the rsfS gene encoding ribosome silencing factor, which translates to MDIQKLQRAVIDALEDVKAQDIKVFNTTHLTSLFDRVVIASATSNRQTRALASSVADRGRAMDLSGITIEGEDTGEWVVVDLGDVVVHIMQPAIRQYYNLEEIWGGKPVRVKLLPESTRAAPVAGSNAYDGVDD; encoded by the coding sequence ATGGATATACAGAAACTCCAACGCGCCGTCATCGATGCCCTCGAAGACGTCAAGGCGCAAGACATCAAAGTCTTCAACACCACGCACCTCACCAGCCTGTTCGACCGGGTGGTGATCGCCAGCGCAACCTCCAACCGGCAAACCCGCGCCCTGGCGTCCAGCGTCGCCGACCGTGGCCGCGCCATGGACCTGTCCGGCATCACCATCGAAGGCGAGGACACCGGCGAGTGGGTCGTGGTCGACCTGGGCGACGTGGTCGTGCACATCATGCAGCCCGCCATCCGCCAGTACTACAACCTGGAAGAGATCTGGGGCGGCAAGCCGGTGCGCGTCAAGCTGCTGCCGGAATCCACCCGCGCCGCCCCCGTCGCCGGCAGCAACGCCTACGACGGCGTGGACGACTGA
- a CDS encoding dicarboxylate/amino acid:cation symporter, which translates to MIDTDQGAPARKLKFYQVLYVQVLFAIVVGMLLGHYKPELGQSMQPLGDGFIKLVKMIIAPVIFLTVATGIAAMSDLKKVGRVAGKAMLYFLVFSTLALVVGMVVSHIVQPGAGMHIDPKTLDTKAVSGYVAKAHDSTITGFLMNIIPTTIFSPFVGGDILQVLFVAVLFGIALAQVGERGKPVLNFLTALAQPIFKLVAILMKAAPIGAFGAMAFTIGKYGIKSVVNLAMLVGTFYATSVLFVVIVLGAVARYNGFSILKLVRYIREELLLVLGTSSSEAALPTLMQKMEKAGCSKSVVGLVVPTGYSFNLDGTNIYMTMAALFIAQACDIPLSLGDQILLLLVAMLSSKGAAGVTGAGFITLAATLSVVPSVPVAGMALILGVDRFMSECRALTNLVGNATAAVVVARWEGELDRGQLERALDGQDLPSPGEAPQQQGQSLAVPAPAQQG; encoded by the coding sequence ATGATCGACACTGATCAAGGCGCGCCCGCGCGCAAGCTGAAGTTCTATCAAGTCCTGTACGTGCAGGTGCTTTTCGCCATCGTGGTCGGCATGCTGCTCGGCCACTACAAGCCTGAGCTGGGACAGTCCATGCAACCGCTGGGCGACGGCTTCATCAAGCTGGTGAAGATGATCATCGCGCCCGTCATCTTCCTGACCGTGGCCACCGGCATCGCCGCCATGAGCGACCTGAAGAAGGTCGGCCGCGTGGCAGGCAAGGCCATGCTGTACTTCCTGGTGTTCTCGACGCTGGCCCTGGTGGTCGGCATGGTGGTCAGCCATATCGTGCAGCCGGGCGCCGGCATGCACATCGACCCCAAGACGCTGGACACCAAGGCGGTGTCGGGCTATGTGGCCAAGGCCCATGACTCGACCATCACCGGCTTCCTGATGAACATCATCCCGACGACCATCTTCAGCCCCTTCGTCGGCGGCGACATCCTGCAGGTGCTGTTCGTCGCGGTGTTGTTCGGCATCGCGCTGGCGCAGGTCGGCGAGCGCGGCAAACCGGTGCTGAACTTTCTGACGGCGCTGGCCCAGCCCATCTTCAAGCTGGTCGCCATCCTGATGAAGGCGGCGCCGATCGGCGCGTTCGGCGCCATGGCCTTCACCATCGGCAAGTACGGCATCAAGTCGGTGGTCAATCTGGCCATGCTGGTGGGCACGTTCTACGCCACCTCGGTGTTGTTCGTGGTGATCGTGCTGGGCGCGGTGGCGCGCTACAACGGTTTTTCCATCCTGAAGCTGGTGCGCTACATCCGCGAAGAGCTGCTGCTGGTGCTGGGCACGAGCTCCTCGGAAGCCGCGCTGCCGACGCTGATGCAGAAGATGGAGAAGGCCGGGTGTTCGAAGTCCGTGGTCGGGCTGGTGGTGCCGACCGGCTATTCGTTCAACCTGGACGGCACCAATATCTACATGACCATGGCGGCGCTGTTCATCGCGCAGGCCTGCGATATTCCGCTGTCGCTGGGCGATCAGATCCTTCTGCTGCTGGTGGCGATGCTGAGCTCCAAGGGCGCGGCGGGCGTGACGGGCGCGGGTTTCATCACCTTGGCGGCCACGCTGTCGGTGGTGCCCAGCGTGCCGGTCGCCGGCATGGCGCTGATCCTGGGCGTGGACCGTTTCATGTCCGAATGCCGCGCGCTGACCAACCTGGTCGGCAATGCCACGGCCGCCGTGGTGGTGGCGCGCTGGGAAGGCGAACTCGACCGCGGGCAGCTGGAACGGGCGCTGGACGGCCAGGATTTGCCGTCGCCCGGCGAAGCGCCGCAGCAGCAAGGCCAGAGCCTGGCGGTGCCGGCACCGGCGCAGCAGGGCTGA
- a CDS encoding LysR substrate-binding domain-containing protein: protein MTSHIHHLDDLLLFSEVVEKGGFSAAARILGLQRSKLSRRVADLEARLGLRLLQRNTRHISLTPMGEQIYVHARAMAREARTAYDLAASMGDTPSGLLRITAPSALAVTLLGDLIGRYCQQHPRVRVLLDTRDQIIDLVGEGYDLAFRAQGASLTDSRLVARELAPVPLVLVAAPDLARADLRRPRDLTALPLLAHATQDSLQNWQFSHPSGERESLEFTPRSLSNNPAAVREMARAGLGIALLPHYLCAASLARGDLVALLPSWTAAPARIYAVMPARRGTPLALRRFLDFAIAELPARLG, encoded by the coding sequence ATGACTTCCCATATTCACCACCTGGACGACCTGCTGCTTTTTAGCGAGGTGGTGGAAAAAGGCGGCTTCTCCGCCGCCGCCCGCATCCTGGGCCTGCAGCGCTCCAAACTCAGCCGGCGCGTGGCGGACCTTGAAGCCCGGTTGGGGCTGCGCCTGCTGCAACGCAATACCCGGCATATCTCGCTGACGCCCATGGGCGAACAGATCTATGTGCACGCCCGCGCCATGGCGCGCGAGGCGCGCACGGCCTATGACCTGGCGGCATCGATGGGCGACACGCCCAGCGGGCTGCTGCGCATCACGGCGCCGTCGGCCCTGGCGGTCACGCTGCTGGGCGACCTGATCGGACGCTACTGCCAGCAGCACCCTCGCGTGCGCGTGCTGCTGGACACCCGCGACCAGATCATCGACCTGGTGGGTGAAGGCTACGACCTGGCCTTCCGCGCGCAGGGCGCCTCGCTGACGGACTCGCGACTGGTGGCGCGCGAACTGGCCCCGGTTCCGCTGGTCCTGGTCGCCGCGCCGGACCTGGCGCGCGCCGACCTGCGCCGTCCGCGCGACCTGACCGCGCTGCCGCTGCTGGCCCATGCCACGCAGGACAGCCTGCAGAACTGGCAATTCAGCCATCCTTCGGGCGAGCGGGAGTCGCTGGAGTTCACGCCCCGCAGCCTGAGCAACAATCCGGCCGCGGTGCGCGAGATGGCGCGCGCCGGCCTGGGCATCGCGCTACTGCCGCACTATCTGTGCGCGGCCTCGCTGGCGCGCGGCGACCTCGTCGCCCTGCTGCCGTCCTGGACCGCCGCGCCGGCCCGCATCTACGCGGTCATGCCCGCCCGCCGAGGCACGCCGCTGGCCCTGCGGCGGTTCCTGGACTTCGCCATCGCCGAATTGCCCGCGCGGCTGGGTTGA
- the rlmH gene encoding 23S rRNA (pseudouridine(1915)-N(3))-methyltransferase RlmH has protein sequence MKLIVAAVGTRMPDWVETAWNDYAKRLPPDCALELREIKPEPRTSGKTPAQMMAAEAKRIDAALPPGALRLALDERGRDLTTVALSQKLEQWRAGGQDVAFLVGGPDGLDAELKASCGGQIRLSSLTLPHPMVRVVLAEQLYRAWAIMTNHPYHRA, from the coding sequence GTGAAACTCATCGTCGCGGCCGTCGGCACGCGCATGCCCGACTGGGTCGAGACTGCCTGGAACGATTACGCCAAGCGGCTGCCGCCGGACTGCGCGCTGGAACTGCGCGAAATCAAGCCCGAGCCACGCACCAGTGGCAAGACGCCGGCGCAGATGATGGCGGCGGAAGCCAAGCGCATCGATGCCGCCCTGCCCCCGGGCGCGCTGCGCCTGGCGCTGGACGAGCGCGGTCGCGACCTGACCACGGTCGCGCTGTCGCAAAAGCTGGAACAATGGCGCGCGGGCGGCCAGGACGTGGCCTTCCTGGTGGGCGGCCCCGATGGCCTGGACGCCGAGCTGAAGGCGTCCTGCGGCGGGCAGATCCGCCTGTCGTCGCTGACCCTGCCGCACCCCATGGTGCGGGTGGTCCTGGCCGAGCAGCTCTACCGCGCCTGGGCCATCATGACCAACCATCCCTATCACCGCGCCTGA
- the nadD gene encoding nicotinate (nicotinamide) nucleotide adenylyltransferase yields the protein MKRIGLLGGSFDPVHLAHVALAQSALSALALEQVQLIPTANPWQREALQATPAQRLDMLALAIADQPGLAVNPIEIERGGATYTIDTLRALPGDARYVWLLGADQLANFCTWRAWDEIAERVDMAVAVRPGTPLAPPAELAARLRELGRGLQSLPFAPMAVSASEIRRRLAKGESTAGMLAEPVAAYIAAHNLYR from the coding sequence GTGAAGCGTATCGGGCTCCTGGGCGGCAGTTTCGACCCCGTCCATCTGGCGCACGTGGCGCTGGCGCAAAGCGCGCTGTCGGCGCTGGCGCTGGAACAGGTGCAACTGATCCCCACCGCCAATCCCTGGCAGCGCGAGGCGCTGCAAGCGACCCCGGCGCAGCGCCTCGACATGCTGGCGCTGGCCATCGCGGACCAGCCCGGCCTGGCCGTCAACCCCATCGAGATCGAGCGGGGCGGCGCCACCTACACCATCGACACCCTGCGCGCCCTGCCCGGCGATGCCCGCTACGTCTGGCTGCTGGGCGCCGACCAGCTGGCCAACTTCTGCACCTGGCGCGCCTGGGACGAAATCGCCGAGCGCGTGGACATGGCCGTGGCGGTCCGTCCCGGCACGCCGCTGGCGCCGCCCGCCGAACTGGCGGCGCGCCTGCGGGAGCTGGGTCGCGGGCTGCAATCCCTGCCCTTCGCGCCCATGGCCGTGTCCGCCTCGGAAATCCGCCGCCGCCTGGCCAAGGGCGAATCCACGGCGGGCATGCTGGCCGAGCCCGTGGCCGCGTATATTGCGGCGCACAATCTCTACCGATAA
- a CDS encoding nucleoside triphosphate pyrophosphatase, translated as MDLTSTSGAPARIYLASASPRRRELLTQMGVAHEVLQVPAPPGEDEPQHAGESATDYVVRTAREKALRGRDWMQAQGLAPLPLLSADTTVILAGAVLGKPADRADAERILRALSGATHEVRTAVALWAGDGLREAVSVTQVSMRALDAEDIARYCDSGEPYGKAGAYGVQGLAGAFVASLSGSYTGVMGLPVFETAALLRAVGIRIP; from the coding sequence ATGGACCTGACCTCGACTTCCGGCGCGCCCGCGCGCATCTACCTGGCGTCCGCTAGCCCCCGGCGCCGCGAGCTGCTGACCCAGATGGGCGTGGCGCACGAGGTGCTGCAGGTGCCGGCTCCGCCCGGCGAGGACGAACCCCAGCACGCGGGCGAAAGCGCCACCGACTATGTGGTCCGCACCGCCAGGGAAAAGGCCCTGCGCGGACGCGACTGGATGCAGGCCCAGGGCCTGGCGCCGCTGCCCCTGCTGTCGGCCGACACCACGGTGATCCTGGCGGGCGCCGTGCTCGGCAAGCCCGCCGACCGCGCCGATGCCGAACGCATCCTGCGCGCCCTGTCCGGCGCCACGCATGAAGTCCGCACCGCGGTGGCGCTGTGGGCCGGCGACGGCCTGCGGGAAGCCGTCTCGGTCACGCAAGTCAGCATGCGTGCACTGGACGCGGAAGACATCGCGCGCTATTGCGACAGCGGCGAGCCCTATGGCAAGGCCGGCGCCTATGGCGTCCAGGGACTGGCCGGCGCCTTCGTCGCCAGCCTGTCGGGCAGCTATACCGGCGTGATGGGCCTGCCGGTATTCGAGACCGCGGCATTGCTGCGCGCGGTCGGCATCCGCATTCCCTGA